The genome window GTTGCGCCAATAAATCCTTGCCCGTGCCCGTTTCGCCCGTGATCAGCATCGAAGCCTGGCTGAAGGCGGCCATTTCCACCACCTGGTGCAGCAAGGCGGTCCAGGCCGCGCTGTCGCCCACCAGGTGCTGGCGCACGGCGTTGGACGCGAGCAGCTGCGCCACGGCCTGCCAGCGCTGCAGGCGCGCCAGCACCTGCGCCGCATCGACGCTGCCGGCCGGCCACAGCAGCACATCGAGCGCGCCTGCCGCCATCAGGGCGCGCTGTTGCGCGCAGCTGGGGAAGCGGCCGCAGGCGGCAATGGCCAGCACGGAGGCGTGCCGGCACAGCGCCGGCAGCGCTTGCAGCAGCGCGGCATCAGCCTCGGCAAACAGCACGATGCCCGCTCCCTCCTCGCCATCGTGCCGCCGGGCTACAGTTACCTGAGCCTGCTTCAAAGCCGCCATCAGCAAGGCGCCACTGCCAGCCGCCGCCTGCTGCACGATTTCCAGCCACACCTTGAGCGTCATATGCCAGCCATCACGAGGGCACGAGTCGCCCATCTTAGAAGCCCGATACCCCAGCCGTTTGATCTGGCGCAAGCGTGCGCGGGAGGTCCAGAATGAAAAACGCCGCCTGATCTGCATCAGGCGGCGTTCATGACCGTAGTTTATGGAACGACGACGTCTTTAGATGTTCTCGTCCAGTTTCACACAGTCAACAAAATAGCCGCGCTTGCCATCGACTTCGCGTTTCACGAGACCATGCACATCCGTCTCGAAGCCGGGGAAGCGCTCGTTGAAGTCGCGCGCGAAGCGCAGGTAGTCGACGATGGTCTTGTTGAATCGCTCGCCCGGGATCAAGAGCGGGATGCCCGGTGGATACGGCGTCAGCAGGATGGACGTGATGCGGCCTTCCAGTTCGTCGATGGCCACGCGCTCGATCTCGCGGTGCGCCATCTTGGCGAACGCGTCCGACGGCTTCATGGCGGGGATCATGTCCGACAAATACATTTCCGTCGTCAAGCGCGCCACATCATAGGCCTTGTAGAAATCGTGGATTTGCTGGCACAGGTCGCGCAAGCCCATTTTTTCGTAGCGCGGGTTGGCGGCCGCAAATTCCGGCAGGATGCGCCACATCGGCTGGTTCTTGTCGTAGTCGTCCTTGAACTGCTGCAACGCGGTCAGCAAGGTGTTCCAGCGGCCCTTGGTGATGCCGATGGTAAACATGATGAAGAACGAGTACAGGCCGCATTTTTCAATGATGACGCCGTGCTCGGCCAGGTATTTGGTGACGATGGACGCGGGGATGCCCGTCTCGCCGAACTGGCCGTCCAGCGACAGGCCCGGGTTGACGATGGTCGCCTTGATCGGGTCGAGCATGTTGAAGCCGGGAGCGAGGTCGCCGAAGCCGTGCCAGTCGTCCTCGGCGCGTATCATCCAGTCTTCCTGCTGGCCCATGCCTTCGTCGTTGAAGCTGTCCGGACCCCACACCTGGAACCACCAGTCCTGGCCCCATTCCTGGTCGATCTTCTTCATGGCGCGGCGGAAATCGAGCGCTTCCATGATCGATTCTTCCACCAGGGCCGTGCCGCCCGGCGCTTCCATCATGGCCGCGGCCACGTCGCACGAGGCGATGATGGAATACTGCGGCGAGGTCGAGGTGTGCATCAGGTAAGCCTCGTTGAAGGCATCCTGGTCCAGCTTGACCGTATCCGATTCGCGCACGAGGATTTGCGAGGCCTGCGACAGGCCAGCGAGCAATTTGTGCGTGGACTGGGTCGAGAAAATCATCGATTCCTTGGCCCGTGGACGGTCCTTGCCGATGGCGTGCATATTCTTGTAGAAATCGTGGAAGGTGGCGTGCGGCAGCCATGCTTCATCGAAGTGCAGGGTGTCGATCTTGCCATCGAGCATTTCGCGCAGGGTTTCCACGTTGTAAATCACGCCATCGTAGGTCGATTGCGTGATGGTCAGAATGCGCGGCTTCTTGTTCTTCGCTTCGCGCGCGAACGGGTTCGCCTCGATCTTGCGGGCAATGCTTTCCGGCGTGAATTCATGCAGCGGGATGGGGCCGATGATGCCCAGGTGATTGCGCGTCGGCATCAGGAACACGGGAATCGCGCCGCACATGATGATCGAATGCAAGATCGACTTGTGGCAGTTGCGGTCGACGACGACGATGTCGCCCGGCGCCACGGTCGAGTGCCACACCATCTTGTTCGAGGTGGACGTACCATTGGTGACAAAATAGCAATGGTCGGCATTGAAGATGCGCGCCGCATTGCGCTCGGACGCGGCGACCGGGCCCGTATGGTCGAGCAGCTGGCCCAGTTCCTCGACGGCGTTGCAGACGTCGGCGCGCAGCATGTTTTCACCGAAGAACTGGTGGAACATCTGGCCGATCGGCGACTTGAGGAATGCCACGCCGCCCGAGTGGCCGGGGCAGTGCCACGAGTAGGAGCCGTCGTTGGCGTAGTGCACCAGCGCGCGGAAGAACGGCGGCGACAGGCCATCGAGGTAGGATTTCGCTTCGCGGATGATGTGGCGCGCGACGAATTCCGGCGTATCTTCGAACATGTGGATGAAACCATGCAGTTCGCGCAGGATATCGTTCGGAATGTGGCGCGAGGTGCGCGTTTCGCCGTACAGATAAATCGGGATATCGGCGTTCTTGTAGCGGATTTCTTCGACGAAGGCGCGCAACGATTTCAAGGCGTGGTCGGTTTCCTCGACGGAGCCGGCACCGAACTCTTCATCGTCGATCGACAGCACGAAGGCCGATGCGCGCGATTGTTGTTGGGCAAATTGCGACAAATCGCCGTAGCTGGTCACGCCCAGCACTTCCATGCCTTCTTTTTCCATTGCGGCGGCAAGGGCGCGAATGCCCAGGCCGGACGTATTTTCAGAACGGAAATCCTCGTCAATGATGACGATGGGGAAACGAAATTTCATGCATGTCTCCAAAAAAGCAAGCCGCCCCTGACTTATGTGGAGGGGCGGACTAGGGCGCGACGGTCAGGCGGTAGTACAACCCGGCAGCCGCAGAAAAAAAATAAGAACGGGATTCTCGCAGAAATGCGGCGTCTGCGGGAAAAAAATATCGTAGCAAAGCGTCACCAGCATGCGCTAGCGTGACGCAACGGTGTGACAGGGGTATTACAGCAACATTCTGACTATCTCTATCACCTTATCAGGCTTTGCGTTCCAGCGTGACAAAGGCGTACGGCAGGCCGGATTTCTCCGAGACATGCGCTTCGCGCGCGGTTTCTTGCCACACGGCATGATCCACGGCGGGGAAAAACGCGTCGCAGTCAAACGTCTGGCCGATTTCCGTGATGATCAAACGCTGCGCCAGGGCCAGTGACTGCTGGTAGATTTCCGCGCCGCCGATGACATAGCCTTGCGCGCCATCGAACAGGGCGATGGCCGCTTGTACCGACGATACCGCTTCCACGCCCTCATGGCGCCAGTCGGCATTGCGCGTAATGACGATGTTGCGGCGGTTCGGCAGCGGCCGGCCGATGGAATCGAAGGTCTTGCGGCCCATGAGGATGGGGTGGCCCGTCGTCAAACGCTTGAAGTGCGCGAGGTCTTCCGGCAGTTTCCAAGGCAAGGTATTGTTGATGCCGATGCCGCCTTGCTGGTCGGTGGCGACGATGATGGTCAAATGGCTCATTGCTTCTGTCAAAGTAGTTGGGGCATGGCCCGATGCCCGTCATTATCGTTGAAATTGCCGGACGCCTCCAGATGCGCACGCATGGCGTCGGCCAGCTCGCTTGGTGCTTCCAGCGGAATCATGTGGCCGGTGTTGTCTTTTAGTAAGTGCAGGGTAGCCTGCGGCAGGCGGGCTGCCATGGCGCGCAGGTCGTCGGGATGGACGAGCTTGTCGTCTTCGGCGCCCACGATCAGCACGGGAAAATCGAGTTCCGGCAAGCGCGCCATCAGGTCGGGGCGATCGATTGTGGTGAGAAATTGCGCCAGCAGCACCTCCTTGCCCAGGTCCAACCCCATCTGCTGGATCAGGCCCGCGATGGCCGCGTCCTGCAGGTGCGCGGGATGCAGCAGTTCGCGCAGGCGCTGGCGCGTGATGCCCGCGTAGGCATTGCGCTCAAGCATGGCGACGATGCGCTGGCGCGCGCTAATTTCAGCCGGCGGCAAACCTTGGGCCGAATTGGCGATCAAAGTGAGGGATTTCACACGCTGCGGGTACGCCAGCGCGTGTTCGAGCGCCAGGTAGGCGCCCAGCGAAAAGCCCACCAGGTGGGCTTGCGAAGCGCTGTGGCTGGCGATCATCGATTGCATCTGCGCGCGCGTGCGCGCCTGGTGCAGGGGCACGTGCTGCAGATGAAAGGCGTCACCCAGGGCTGGGGCCAGGCGCGACCACAGGCGTTCATCGCACAGGGTGCCGGGGATGCAGTCGAGTCGTATCGTTGTATTTTTCAAGGACAAGCCTGGTACAGGATGGTGAAAATTTTTGTCGAGCGGCATTATCCGTCATTTTGCGCATCGGGACAGCCGTACGGTATTTTCCGCATGGCATTATTTTCAATAGTGCGCGGCTGACAAGCAGGAACTTTATGGTAGGCTCATGGCTCATCAAGCCGGGGTGCCGGCGACGTGACCTGAAACACCGAATGCAACCCACTCATTACTAAAGAGGAATTACCATGGCGATCAGTTTGCAAAAAGGCGGCAATGTCAACCTGAGCAAGGAAGCTCCCGGCTTGAATAAAATCGTGATTGGCCTGGGCTGGGACCCGCGCGCCACCGATGGCGCCGCATTCGATCTGGACGGCAGCGCCTTCCTGCTGAAAACGGATGGCAAGGCCCGTTCCGATGCCGATTTCATTTTTTATAATAACCTGAAGTCGGTTGACGGCTCCATCGTCCACGCGGGCGACAACACGACCGGTGGCGGCGATGGCGACGACGAGAAAATTGCCGTCGACCTGGCCAACGTGCCGGCCGACATCGACAAGATCGCCATCGCCGTGACCATCCACGACGCGGAAAACCGCAAGCAAAACTTCGGCATGGTCGGCAAGGCCTACATCCGCTGCCTGAACTGCGACAACGGCGCGGAAATCGCCCGCTATGACCTGTCGGAAGACGGCTCGACGGAAGCGGCCATGATCTTCGGCGAAATCTACCGCGCCGGCAGCGAATGGAAATTCAAGGCTATCGGCCAGGGTTTCAAGGGCGGCCTGGGCCCTCTGGCACGTTCCTTCGGCATTAACGCTTAAGAGCTCCGGAAAACAGCCCATGGCGGCGTTGCGCCGCCTCGCCGTACTATTCGTACTGTCTTCGGACGACGCGCCTTGCCCTGAGCCGTTGTCCGAAGCTCCCACACCTGAATACATAATCCCATGGAAAACCTGATCAAGGGGCAGCGCCTGGCGCTGTCCGGCCTCGTCACGGGCAATGTCGTGCAACTGGGGCTCGCCAGCGCGGGCGTGGCGCTGGACTTTGCCTGTTTCGGCCTCGATGCGGCGGGTAAATTGTCCGACGACCGCTACATGACCTTTTTTAATCAGCCGCGCACGCCGTGCGGCGGCGTGGAAACCTCGGCGCCGTCCGGCGATGCGGCCGGTTTCAGCTACCAGCTGGAGCGTTTGCCTGCCTCCATCGAACGCCTCGTCGTCACGGCCGCCATCGATGGGGCGGCCAGCATGGCGCAGCTGGCCAGCGGCTACCTGCGCCTGCTCGACGGCGGGCGCGAACTGGCCCGCTACGCGTATGCGGGTACTGATTTTGCGCAAGAAAAAGCCGTCATGCTGGGCGAGTTCTACCGCAAAGACGGCGGCTGGCGCTTCATGGCCGTGGGCCAGGGTTTCAATGGCGGCCTGGACGCGCTGGTCGCGCATTTTGGCGGTGTAGTGGCGCAGGCGGTCGCGGAACCGGCGCCGCCATCAAAAATTTCCCTGTCGAAAATTTCGCTGACCAAGGCGGGCCAGACGCACAAGGTGTCGCTGGAAAAGGGCGCGGGCGCGCCGACAAAACTCACCGTCAAGGCCACCTGGGTCGATAACGGCGATGGCGACGACGATAACGACGATCTCGATTTAAGAGTCGGCATCCTCTTGCCGAATGGCCAGATGCGCTTCATCCAGGCGCCGGACACGGCAGGCAGCTTCGACGTCATGCCGTATGTGCGCCACCTGGGCGACGTGGCTGGCGCATCGGGCAAGGAGCCGGCCACGGAAACGGTGGAAGTCAATCCCGCGCTGGCGCAACACTACGGGGGCACGGTGGGCCTCGTCTTCAGCGTGTATTCGGCGCTGGCCAATGGCGCCGTATCGGTCGCGTCCATGCGCCCGAAGATGGTCATGCAATACGGCCAGCAGATCGTCGAGTGCGACTTCGACTTCCGCCTGTCCAAGGCGGCCGACGACGATACCGTCTACACCTATGTGATCGGCATGGCGCGCATCACGCCCGACAGCATCATCCTGGAACCGTCCGGCAAGACGTCGGAGCCCGGCAGCGAAGCGACGCCGTGGCTGAGCTGGCAGGGCGAGAACCTGCAGTTGGCCTTCAATGGTCCCGTCGTCTTCAAGGGCGAGGACAAGGAAGATGAAGATGATTGCAATGCGGACAATCCGCGCCGCTATATCGCCTAGGAGGCACTGATGGAAACCTTGTCCAAGGGTCAGCGCTTGCCGCTGGCCAATCTCGTTCCCGACGGCGTGCTGGAAATCGGCGTCGCCGCGCAGGGCCTGGCGCTCGACGTGGCCTGTTTCGGTCTCGATGCGGCGGGCAAATTGTCCGACGAGCGCTACATGACCTTTTTCAACCAGCCGCGCACGCCGTGCGGCGGCGTGGAAGCGCGTGCCGGCAGCGCTGGCGACACGGCTGAATTTGCCTTGCAGCTGGCGCGCTTGCCGGCCGGCATAGACCGCCTCGTCGTGACGGCGTCCATCGATGGCGGCGGCGTGATGTCGCAGCTGCAATCTGGCCACGTGCGCCTGCGGGCGGGCGGGCGCGAGCTGGCCCGCTTCGCGTTCGCGGGCAGTGATTTCGCACAGGAAAAAGCCGTCATGCTGGCTGAAATTTACCGCAAGGATGGCGGCTGGCGCTGCATGGCCGTGGGCCAGGGTTTCAATGGCGGCCTCGATGCGCTGGTGCGCCATTTCGGCGGCGAAGTCGACCAAGTCGCTCCTGCGGCGGCTTCGGCAATTCAGCAAGCGAAGATCAACCTGGAAAAGCGGGTTGAACGCGAGGCGCCGCAGCTGGTCAGCCTGGTCAAGCAGGCGGGCGTGTCGCTGCAAAAAGTGGGCCTGCTTGACCACCGCGCCAAGGTGTGTCTGTGCCTCGATATTTCCGGCTCCATGGGACGGCTATATAAGGAGGGGCTGGTACAGCGCTTTGCCGAGCGCATCCTGGCCTTGGGCTGCAAGTTCGACGACGATGGCGAGATCGACGTTTTTCTGTTTGGCAAGAACGTCCACCATCCGGCGCCGATGGCCTTGAGTAACTGCAATACCTACGTGGGCCAGGCCATACAGCGCCATCCGCTGGAAGGCGACACGCGCTATGGCGCCGCCATGCAGGCGATCCGCGCGTTTTATTTCCCGGACAAGGCCGGCGGCGAGCGCACGCGGCCCGTCGCGGCCGAGCTGCCCGTGTACGTGATGTTCGTCACCGACGGCGGCACCAGCGACCAGGCGACAACGGAGAAGCAATTGCGCTGGGCCAGCAATGAACCCATCTTCTGGCAATTCATGGGTATCGGCAAGGGGCGCAAGTCGAAAAGCAAGTTCCTCGCCGCCTTTGCCGATTCGGATTTTCCCTTCCTGGAAAAGCTCGACGAGTTGCAGGGACGCCTGGTCGACAATGCCAATTACTTTTCCGTCAGCTCGCCCGACGAGCACAGCGATGCGGAGCTGTACGATCTGCTGATGACGGAATATCCGGGCTGGCTGAAACTGGCGCGTAGCAATGGCTTGCTGAGGTAGCGTAAAGGTCATCGGATGAGGCTGTACGACCACAAGTGGAAGAGATTTGTAAATTGAAGTAAATAACAATGGTTCGCATTTGCTTTGCGCAATGGAGTCGTGGCATGCTTGAGCTGTGCCCCCACATGTGCCCTCACGCCGCGGCGTAGTGCCTCATCCGTAGCGTCTCGATTATTTTTTTAAGCAAATGCATAAAATCCTCTTTCACTGTCTGGCGGGCGGCAGCCTGCTCGTCTCGGGCGCCGCTGTCCAGGCGCAAACCGGCACCGGCGACGCCGTCGTCAAGCCCGCAGCAGCACCAGTGTCGGCCAAGGCGCCCGTCGCCGAGTCTACGCCTTCCGTCAGCGTGACGGCCGAACGTCCCACGGGCCGCATCGACCGGCAAGTCTACGACGTCAAATCCGATGTGGGCAGCAGCAACGGCACGGCGGCCGATGCGCTCAACAATGTGCCATCGGTGGCCGTCGATCCCGACGGTTCCGTGTCCTTGCGCGGCAGCAGCAATGTGCAGATATTGATCGATGGCAAGCCGTCGGCCATGCTGCAGGGCGATGCGCGCGGCGCCACCCTGAACGCCATGGCGGCCGACGATATCGAATCGGTGGAAGTGATCAACAATCCCGGTGCCCAGTTCGGCAACGAAGCCGGTGGCGGCCCGATCCTGAACCTGGTGATGCGGCGCAACCGCAAGCCGGGCGGCTTTGCCACCGTCAACGCGAATGCGGGCATCGCCGGACGCTACAACAGTTCCGTCTCCGGCAGCTACAACGAAGGGCCGTGGGGCTACCAGGGCGGCATCAATGTGCGCCATGACGGCCGCAATTCCGTTGGCGAGGTCAGCCGCGAGCGCCTGGAGCGTGGCACAGACGCCTTCGCCGCCAGCAGCCAGCAGTCCACCAGCAATGGCTTGAACGACTCGCTGGGTTTGCACGGTACGGTGAATTACAACCTGAACACCAACGACACCCTGGCCGCCAGCGTGTCGTATAACGGGCGCAGCAACGACCAGCGTTCGCTCGACCGCTACATCAATGGCGACAGCACGGGTAGCACCATCGGCGACTATGTGCGCAGTACCGTGCGCAATGGCGACAGCCGCAATTACAGCTGGGGTGCGCGCTACGACCACAAGGGCGAGTTGCCGGGCGAAAC of Janthinobacterium sp. PAMC25594 contains these proteins:
- a CDS encoding arginine/lysine/ornithine decarboxylase, producing the protein MKFRFPIVIIDEDFRSENTSGLGIRALAAAMEKEGMEVLGVTSYGDLSQFAQQQSRASAFVLSIDDEEFGAGSVEETDHALKSLRAFVEEIRYKNADIPIYLYGETRTSRHIPNDILRELHGFIHMFEDTPEFVARHIIREAKSYLDGLSPPFFRALVHYANDGSYSWHCPGHSGGVAFLKSPIGQMFHQFFGENMLRADVCNAVEELGQLLDHTGPVAASERNAARIFNADHCYFVTNGTSTSNKMVWHSTVAPGDIVVVDRNCHKSILHSIIMCGAIPVFLMPTRNHLGIIGPIPLHEFTPESIARKIEANPFAREAKNKKPRILTITQSTYDGVIYNVETLREMLDGKIDTLHFDEAWLPHATFHDFYKNMHAIGKDRPRAKESMIFSTQSTHKLLAGLSQASQILVRESDTVKLDQDAFNEAYLMHTSTSPQYSIIASCDVAAAMMEAPGGTALVEESIMEALDFRRAMKKIDQEWGQDWWFQVWGPDSFNDEGMGQQEDWMIRAEDDWHGFGDLAPGFNMLDPIKATIVNPGLSLDGQFGETGIPASIVTKYLAEHGVIIEKCGLYSFFIMFTIGITKGRWNTLLTALQQFKDDYDKNQPMWRILPEFAAANPRYEKMGLRDLCQQIHDFYKAYDVARLTTEMYLSDMIPAMKPSDAFAKMAHREIERVAIDELEGRITSILLTPYPPGIPLLIPGERFNKTIVDYLRFARDFNERFPGFETDVHGLVKREVDGKRGYFVDCVKLDENI
- a CDS encoding dihydrofolate reductase, with product MSHLTIIVATDQQGGIGINNTLPWKLPEDLAHFKRLTTGHPILMGRKTFDSIGRPLPNRRNIVITRNADWRHEGVEAVSSVQAAIALFDGAQGYVIGGAEIYQQSLALAQRLIITEIGQTFDCDAFFPAVDHAVWQETAREAHVSEKSGLPYAFVTLERKA
- a CDS encoding alpha/beta fold hydrolase: MKNTTIRLDCIPGTLCDERLWSRLAPALGDAFHLQHVPLHQARTRAQMQSMIASHSASQAHLVGFSLGAYLALEHALAYPQRVKSLTLIANSAQGLPPAEISARQRIVAMLERNAYAGITRQRLRELLHPAHLQDAAIAGLIQQMGLDLGKEVLLAQFLTTIDRPDLMARLPELDFPVLIVGAEDDKLVHPDDLRAMAARLPQATLHLLKDNTGHMIPLEAPSELADAMRAHLEASGNFNDNDGHRAMPQLL
- a CDS encoding TerD family protein — encoded protein: MAISLQKGGNVNLSKEAPGLNKIVIGLGWDPRATDGAAFDLDGSAFLLKTDGKARSDADFIFYNNLKSVDGSIVHAGDNTTGGGDGDDEKIAVDLANVPADIDKIAIAVTIHDAENRKQNFGMVGKAYIRCLNCDNGAEIARYDLSEDGSTEAAMIFGEIYRAGSEWKFKAIGQGFKGGLGPLARSFGINA
- a CDS encoding TerD family protein is translated as MENLIKGQRLALSGLVTGNVVQLGLASAGVALDFACFGLDAAGKLSDDRYMTFFNQPRTPCGGVETSAPSGDAAGFSYQLERLPASIERLVVTAAIDGAASMAQLASGYLRLLDGGRELARYAYAGTDFAQEKAVMLGEFYRKDGGWRFMAVGQGFNGGLDALVAHFGGVVAQAVAEPAPPSKISLSKISLTKAGQTHKVSLEKGAGAPTKLTVKATWVDNGDGDDDNDDLDLRVGILLPNGQMRFIQAPDTAGSFDVMPYVRHLGDVAGASGKEPATETVEVNPALAQHYGGTVGLVFSVYSALANGAVSVASMRPKMVMQYGQQIVECDFDFRLSKAADDDTVYTYVIGMARITPDSIILEPSGKTSEPGSEATPWLSWQGENLQLAFNGPVVFKGEDKEDEDDCNADNPRRYIA
- a CDS encoding VWA domain-containing protein, translating into METLSKGQRLPLANLVPDGVLEIGVAAQGLALDVACFGLDAAGKLSDERYMTFFNQPRTPCGGVEARAGSAGDTAEFALQLARLPAGIDRLVVTASIDGGGVMSQLQSGHVRLRAGGRELARFAFAGSDFAQEKAVMLAEIYRKDGGWRCMAVGQGFNGGLDALVRHFGGEVDQVAPAAASAIQQAKINLEKRVEREAPQLVSLVKQAGVSLQKVGLLDHRAKVCLCLDISGSMGRLYKEGLVQRFAERILALGCKFDDDGEIDVFLFGKNVHHPAPMALSNCNTYVGQAIQRHPLEGDTRYGAAMQAIRAFYFPDKAGGERTRPVAAELPVYVMFVTDGGTSDQATTEKQLRWASNEPIFWQFMGIGKGRKSKSKFLAAFADSDFPFLEKLDELQGRLVDNANYFSVSSPDEHSDAELYDLLMTEYPGWLKLARSNGLLR